ACCCTGCCGGAGTCGGGCTGAACGGTGTCGGCGAGCAGGCGCAGCACCGAGGACTTGCCCGAGCCGTTCACCCCGATCAGGCCGATCCTGTCTCCCGGGCCGAACTGCCAGGTGGAGTGGTCCAGGACCAGCGGGCCCCGTCCGGGACCACCGGCGTGCAGGGTGACGTCCTCAAGGTCGTAGACCGTACGGCCCAGCCTGGCGGCGGCGAACTTGACCAGCTCGACGCTCTCCCGGGCCGGGGGCTCGTCGGCGATCAGCGCCTGGGCCGCGTCGATGCGGAACTTGGGCTTGGATGTGCGCGCGGGCGGACCCCGGCGGAGCCAGGCGATCTCCTTGCGCATCAGGTTCTGCCGGCGGGCCTCGGAGGCGGCGGCTACCCGGGCGCGCTCGGCCTTGGCCAGCACGTAGGCGGCGTATCCGCCTTCGTAGCGCTCGACCGAGCCGTCCACGACCTCCCAGGTCCGGGTGGAGACCGCGTCCAGGAACCACCGGTCGTGCGTGACGACCAGCAGCGCGGTCTTCCTGCCGGACAGGTGCCTGGCGAGCCAGTCGATCGCCTCGATGTCGAGGTGGTTGGTGGGCTCGTCCAGGATGATCAGGTCGTGCTCGCCGATGAGCAGCCTGGCGAGCGCCGTGCGGCGCCGCTCACCACCCGACAGGCTCGCGGCGAGCGCGGTGAGGTCGATGTCGCCGAGCAGGTTGGCGAGGATCTCGCGGATGCCCGCCTCGCCCGCCCATTCGTGCTCGGGCCTGTCGCCCAGGACGATCTCCTGCACCGACAGCGCCGGATCGAGGTCGTCCCCCTGCGACAGAGTCGCCACGTGGAGGCCCCGGTTGTGGGTGACCCGCCCGCCGTTGGGCTTGAGATCACCGGCGATCACCGAGATGAGCGTGGTTTTTCCGCCGCCGTTGCGGCCGACCACCCCGATGCGGTCGCCCGACTCGATGCCGAGGGAGACGTCGCGCAGCAGCGGCTTGGGACCGTAGGAGTGGGAGACCGACTCAAGGTTGACCAGATTCATCGCTTTACAAGGGTATCCGGTCCCGGCCTACACAACCGTCGGCCCGGAGACCGGGCCGTAGGCGGTGATGACGTCACGGGCCACGCCTGTGGCCGTGAGGGACACGGCCAGCTCCTCGGCGTGGGCCTCGGAGTCGGCGAGGAAGGCGCAGGTGGGCCCGGAGCCGGAGACGAGCGCGCCGAGGGCGCCGTGCTCGCGGCCGGCGTCCAGGGTGCGGGCCAGGGAGCGCCGGAGCATCACGGCGGCGGGCTGCAGGTCGTTGACCAGTTCGGCGCCCAGCGCCTTGGCGTCTCCCCGGCGGAGCGCGGCCAGCAGCGGGTCGGAGGCCCGGGGCCAGGCGACCGTCTCGCCAAGGGCCTCGCGCATGCGGTCGCACTCGGCGTAGACCTTGGCCGTGGACAGGCCGCCGTCGGCCAGGGCGAACACCCAGTGGAACCTGCCACCGACCTCCAGCGGGGTGAGCCGCTCCCCCCTGCCGATGCCGACGGCCGTCCCGCCGAGCAGCGCGAACGGGACGTCGCTGCCGAGGTCGGCGGCGATCTCCAACAGGTCCTCGATCGGCAGGCCGAGGCCCCACAGCTCGTTACAGGCGACCAGCGCGGCGGCGGCGTCGGCGCTGCCGCCGGCCATGCCTCCCGCCACCGGGATCGCCTTGCGGATGACCAGGTTCACGCCGTAGGACCGCCCCGCGTGCCCGGCCAGCGCGAGGGCGGCCTGGATGGCGAGGTTGTTGTCGTCATCGGGCACCTGGTCGGCGCACTCGCCCTCGACCCGGACGCTCATCCCGGTCTTCGCGGTGGCCGTCACCTCGTCGAAGATCGACACGGCGTGGAAGACGTTCACCAGGTCGTGGTAGCCGTCATCCCGCAGCGGACCCACCGCGAGCTGCAGGTTGACCTTGGCGGGCACCCGGACGGTCACGGAGTTCATGCGCGCCTCGTCGGCATCGGCGCTGGCTTGCTCGTCACGGTCTCCGATCGTAACGGGGTCTCCTCCCCCTCGCGCGAGACACCCTCCGCCCGGGGCGGGAGCACGCCCTACGCGCGGTTCTCGGCGATCCGCGCGAAATCCTCGACGGTGAGTTGCTCGCCCCGCTCCGAGGGGTCGATCCCGGCGGCGCGGAGCGCCTGCTCGGCGGCGGCGGCCGTACCGGCCCAGGAGGCCAGGGCGGCGCGCAGGGTCTTGCGACGCTGGGCGAAGGCGGCGTCGACGACGGCGAAGACGTCCTCGCGGGCGGCCCTGGTCGAGGGCGGCTCGCGGCGCGTCATCGCGACGAGGCCGGAGTCGACGTTGGGGATCGGCCAGAAGACCGTACGGCCGACCGGACCGGCCCGGCGGACGTCGGCGTACCAGGCCGCCTTGACCGAGGGGATGCCGTAAACCTTGGAACCGGGCCCGGCGGCCAGCCGGTCGGCGACCTCGGACTGGACCATGACCAGGATGGTGCGCAGGGACGGCAGGGTCTCCAACAGGTGTAACACCACCGGAACGGACACGTTGTAGGGCAGGTTGGCGACCAACGCGGTCGGCTTCTCCTGGGGCAGGTCGTCCGGCAGGACCCGCATGGCGTCGGCGAGCACGACGGTGAGACGGTCGGCGAACTCCGGAGCCCGCTCGGCGACGGTCAGCGGGAGCTGAGCGGCCAGGACCGGGTCGATCTCCACCGCCACCACGGCGCGGACCTCGGGAAGCAGCGCGAGGGTGAGCGAGCCCAGCCCGGGGCCGACCTCGATGACCACGTCGTCAGGCCGCAGCCCGGCGACCCGGACGATCCGGCGGACCGTACCGCCGTCGATCACGAAGTTCTGGCCGAGCTTCTTCGTCGGACGGATATCCAGCTTTTCCGCCAGATTACGTATCTCCACCGGACCCAGAAGGCTCATGCTGGTTCCCCGTCCGGCAAGATGCCGCCCGCCGGGCCGCCGGGCCCACGGAAT
Above is a genomic segment from Streptosporangium album containing:
- a CDS encoding ABC-F family ATP-binding cassette domain-containing protein produces the protein MNLVNLESVSHSYGPKPLLRDVSLGIESGDRIGVVGRNGGGKTTLISVIAGDLKPNGGRVTHNRGLHVATLSQGDDLDPALSVQEIVLGDRPEHEWAGEAGIREILANLLGDIDLTALAASLSGGERRRTALARLLIGEHDLIILDEPTNHLDIEAIDWLARHLSGRKTALLVVTHDRWFLDAVSTRTWEVVDGSVERYEGGYAAYVLAKAERARVAAASEARRQNLMRKEIAWLRRGPPARTSKPKFRIDAAQALIADEPPARESVELVKFAAARLGRTVYDLEDVTLHAGGPGRGPLVLDHSTWQFGPGDRIGLIGVNGSGKSSVLRLLADTVQPDSGRVVRGRTVRLAHLSQELGELDPTRRVLETVEEIRKFIQVGKKEWTASQLLERLGFKGDAQWKVVGDLSGGERRRLQLLRLLMDDPNVLLLDEPTNDLDIETLNELEDLLDGWPGTLILVSHDRYFLERVSDRTVALLGDGKLSMLPGGVDEYLARRASGAALSARAASGASAPAPAGPAPQASETGLSAKEERELRKELSRLERQLDKLSSREARLHASMADAAADYGRLASLDAELKDIIAEKDTVEAEWLEAADRLGE
- a CDS encoding 4-(cytidine 5'-diphospho)-2-C-methyl-D-erythritol kinase yields the protein MNSVTVRVPAKVNLQLAVGPLRDDGYHDLVNVFHAVSIFDEVTATAKTGMSVRVEGECADQVPDDDNNLAIQAALALAGHAGRSYGVNLVIRKAIPVAGGMAGGSADAAAALVACNELWGLGLPIEDLLEIAADLGSDVPFALLGGTAVGIGRGERLTPLEVGGRFHWVFALADGGLSTAKVYAECDRMREALGETVAWPRASDPLLAALRRGDAKALGAELVNDLQPAAVMLRRSLARTLDAGREHGALGALVSGSGPTCAFLADSEAHAEELAVSLTATGVARDVITAYGPVSGPTVV
- the rsmA gene encoding 16S rRNA (adenine(1518)-N(6)/adenine(1519)-N(6))-dimethyltransferase RsmA, yielding MSLLGPVEIRNLAEKLDIRPTKKLGQNFVIDGGTVRRIVRVAGLRPDDVVIEVGPGLGSLTLALLPEVRAVVAVEIDPVLAAQLPLTVAERAPEFADRLTVVLADAMRVLPDDLPQEKPTALVANLPYNVSVPVVLHLLETLPSLRTILVMVQSEVADRLAAGPGSKVYGIPSVKAAWYADVRRAGPVGRTVFWPIPNVDSGLVAMTRREPPSTRAAREDVFAVVDAAFAQRRKTLRAALASWAGTAAAAEQALRAAGIDPSERGEQLTVEDFARIAENRA